In one window of Flavobacterium ginsengisoli DNA:
- the nuoH gene encoding NADH-quinone oxidoreductase subunit NuoH: MESAFIIEKSVVIVVVFAVTMIMAMYSTWAERKVVAFLQDRVGPNRAGWGGLLQPLADGMKLFSKEEFFPNTPNRFLFVVGPAIAMSTALMTSAVIPWGDRLHLFGRDIILQATDVNIALLYIFGVLSVGVYGIMIGGWASNNKFSLMGAIRAASQMVSYEVAMGLSIIALLMMTGTMSLKEISLQQQGMNWNVFYQPLSFLIFLICSFAETNRTPFDLAECENELIGGYHTEYSSMKMGFYLFAEYASMFISSTIISVLFFGGYNYPGMQWMVENVGVNVANLLGIAALFVKICFFIFFYMWVRWTIPRFRYDQLMHLGWRILIPLSIINIMITGVVILRHEILVALGF, translated from the coding sequence ATGGAAAGTGCATTTATTATAGAAAAAAGTGTTGTAATTGTTGTCGTTTTTGCGGTAACAATGATTATGGCGATGTATTCTACTTGGGCAGAACGTAAAGTTGTCGCTTTCTTGCAAGATCGTGTTGGACCAAACCGTGCTGGATGGGGAGGTTTATTACAACCGCTTGCAGATGGTATGAAATTATTCTCTAAAGAAGAGTTTTTCCCAAACACACCAAATAGATTTTTATTCGTAGTTGGACCTGCGATTGCAATGAGTACTGCTTTGATGACTAGTGCTGTAATTCCGTGGGGAGATCGTTTACACCTTTTTGGAAGAGACATTATTCTTCAAGCTACAGATGTTAATATCGCATTATTGTACATTTTTGGAGTTCTTTCTGTTGGAGTTTACGGTATCATGATCGGTGGATGGGCTTCTAACAATAAGTTCTCTTTGATGGGAGCTATTCGTGCTGCTTCTCAAATGGTTTCTTACGAGGTTGCAATGGGATTATCAATAATCGCTTTATTGATGATGACTGGAACAATGAGTTTAAAAGAAATCTCATTACAACAGCAAGGAATGAACTGGAATGTTTTCTATCAGCCATTATCATTCTTAATTTTCTTAATCTGTTCATTTGCTGAAACAAACAGAACTCCTTTCGATTTAGCAGAATGTGAAAACGAATTAATTGGAGGTTACCACACAGAATATTCATCTATGAAAATGGGATTCTATTTATTTGCTGAATATGCAAGTATGTTTATCTCTTCTACTATTATTTCTGTATTATTCTTTGGTGGATACAACTACCCAGGAATGCAATGGATGGTAGAAAATGTAGGTGTAAATGTGGCTAACTTATTAGGTATTGCGGCATTATTTGTAAAAATATGTTTTTTCATATTCTTTTACATGTGGGTACGTTGGACGATTCCAAGATTTAGATATGACCAATTAATGCACTTAGGATGGAGAATTTTAATTCCGCTTTCAATCATTAATATCATGATTACGGGTGTTGTTATTTTAAGACACGAAATCTTAGTCGCTTTAGGATTCTAA
- a CDS encoding NADH-quinone oxidoreductase subunit J: protein MIHIPDFAHATTIQVIFCFLAFITVITAFLTIFSRNPIHSAIYLVICFFSIAGHYLLLNSQFLAVVHIIVYSGAIMILFLFTIMLMNLNEQREVHRPRITRLGAIVSFCLILIVLITIFINSKPIVGEYDSTGEDFQSIKVLGKILLNEYMVPFEFASILLLVAMIGTVLLSKKEKLNK from the coding sequence ATGATACATATTCCTGATTTTGCACACGCGACAACTATTCAAGTTATCTTTTGCTTTTTAGCGTTTATTACCGTTATTACTGCTTTCTTGACTATTTTCAGCAGAAACCCGATTCATAGTGCCATCTATTTGGTAATTTGTTTCTTCTCTATTGCTGGTCATTATTTACTATTAAATTCTCAGTTCTTAGCTGTTGTACATATAATAGTCTACTCCGGAGCTATTATGATCTTGTTCCTGTTTACCATTATGTTGATGAACCTGAACGAACAGCGAGAAGTTCACCGACCTAGAATTACACGTTTAGGTGCTATTGTTTCTTTCTGTTTAATATTGATTGTTTTAATTACAATTTTTATCAACTCGAAACCAATTGTTGGTGAATACGATTCTACTGGAGAAGATTTCCAATCGATTAAAGTTTTAGGTAAAATATTATTGAACGAATATATGGTTCCGTTCGAATTTGCTTCAATCTTACTTTTGGTTGCTATGATTGGAACAGTTCTATTGTCTAAAAAAGAAAAATTAAATAAATAA